A part of Kryptolebias marmoratus isolate JLee-2015 linkage group LG8, ASM164957v2, whole genome shotgun sequence genomic DNA contains:
- the pacsin1a gene encoding protein kinase C and casein kinase substrate in neurons protein 1, producing the protein MSGSYDESAGADDTMDSFWEVGNYKRAVKRFDDGHRLCNDLMGCLQERAKIEKAYGDQLTAWSKRWRQLIEKGPQYGSVEKAWLAVMTEAEKVSELHQDVKNNLLNEDVEKVKNWQKEAYHKQMIGGFKEAKEAEEGFKKAQKPWAKKLKEMEAAKKTYHMACKEEKLAAAREANGKTEASVTPDQQKKLHEKVDKCKQDMQKAKEKYEKSLDELNKCTPQYMECMEQVFDQCQQHEVKRLTFLKEALLDIKRHLNLTENQSYATIYRELERQILGANTQEDLKWFSNNHGPGMPMNWPAFEEYNPDQAAAPPKKKKPDGAPPTPSTDHVAPPGDRSSVSSYDKNQAYSAEWSDDEQPTTYSSNENGGNRNSFEDDSSTGKGVRVRALYDYEGQEQDELTFKAGDELTKIEDEDEQGWCRGRLDSGQEGLYPANYVEPI; encoded by the exons ATGTCTGGCTCCTACGATGAATCTGCGGGTGCTGACGACACCATGGACAGCTTCTGGGAG GTGGGGAACTACAAACGCGCCGTCAAGAGATTTGATGACGGCCACCGGCTCTGCAACGATCTCATGGGCTGCCTGCAGGAACGTGCCAAGATCGAGAAAGCCTACGGTGACCAGCTAACCGCCTGGTCCAAGAGATGGAGGCAACTTATTGAGAAAG GTCCGCAGTACGGCTCCGTGGAGAAAGCCTGGCTGGCGGTGATGACCGAGGCCGAGAAAGTGAGCGAGCTGCACCAGGACGTGAAGAACAACCTGCTGAACGAAGACGTGGAGAAAGTCAAGAACTGGCAGAAGGAGGCGTACCACAAGCAAATGATCGGAGGCTTCAAAGAGGCCAAAGAGGCCGAGGAAGGCTTCAAGAAGGCTCAGAAACCGTGGGCCAAAAAGCTCAAGGAG ATGGAGGCGGCTAAGAAGACCTACCACATGGCGTGCAAGGAGGAGAAGCTGGCTGCAGCCAGAGAGGCCAACGGCAAGACTGAGGCTTCCGTCACGCCGGACCAGCAGAAGAAGCTTCACGAGAAAGTGGACAAATGCAAACAGGATATGCAGAAG gCTAAAGAGAAGTATGAGAAgtctttggatgagctaaacaAGTGCACCCCGCAGTACATGGAGTGCATGGAGCAGGTGTTTGACCAGTGCCAGCAGCACGAAGTCAAGAGACTGACCTTCCTCAAGGAAGCCTTGCTGGACATCAAACGCCATCTTAACCTCACGGAGAACCAAAG ctACGCCACAATATACAGAGAACTGGAGCGCCAGATTCTGGGTGCAAACACGCAGGAGGACCTGAAGTGGTTCAGCAACAACCACGGCCCAGGGATGCCCATGAACTGGCCTGCGTTTGAG GAGTACAACCCAGACCAGGCAGCAGCTCctccaaagaagaagaaaccagaCGGAGCCCCACCCACTCCGAGCACCGACCATGTGGCTCCACCTGGTGACCGAAGCAG CGTGAGCAGCTATGACAAGAACCAAGCTTACTCAGCCGAGTGGTCCGACGACGAGCAGCCCACGACGTACTCGAGCAACGAGAACGGAGGGAACAGGAACTCGTTCGAGGACGACTCCAGCACCGGGAAAGGGGTCCGCGTGCGCGCCCTTTATGACTACGAGGGCCAGGAGCAGGATGAGCTCACCTTCAAAGCAG GTGACGAGCTGACCAAGATTGAAGATGAAGACGAGCAGGGCTGGTGTAGAGGTCGCTTGGACAGCGGCCAGGAGGGACTGTACCCAGCCAATTACGTCGAGCCAATCTAG
- the LOC108231908 gene encoding protein ILRUN — MEGMDLDLDLDQELMQKFSCMGTTDKDILISEFQRLLGFQLNPAGCAFFLDMTNWNLQAAIGAYYDFESPNISAPCMSFVKDVTIGEGESVPPDTQFTKTWRIQNTGSESWPPGVSLKYVGGDQFGHVNMVMVRALDPQEMTDVSVQMHSPVSPGMYQGQWRMCTATGLFYGDVIWVILSVEVGGLLGVTQQLSSFQAEFNTQPHRSLEGDYNPFASPVKSKCPNSNNNHFHSDSSNTVTEGSPRQLQQDQNGLSHSSVDIVANRLQSSLSVVSCNQIQEPSPFGNS; from the exons ATGGAGGGcatggacctggacctggacctggaccaggaGCTCATGCAGAAATTCAGCTGCATGGGCACGACGGACAAAGATATCCTCATCTCGGAGTTCCAGCGGCTCCTCGGGTTTCAGCTGAACCCGGCTGGGTGCGCCTTCTTCCTGGACATGACGAACTG GAACTTACAGGCTGCCATCGGAGCTTACTATGACTTTGAAAGCCCCAACATCAGCGCGCCATGCATGTCTTTCGTGAAAGACGTGACAATCGGAGAGGGCGAATCCGTCCCACCCGACACACAGTTCACAAAGACCTGGAGGATACAGAACACCG gctCAGAATCGTGGCCTCCTGGTGTCTCTCTGAAGTACGTCGGCGGCGATCAGTTCGGCCACGTAAACATGGTGATGGTGCGCGCTTTAGATCCCCAGGAAATGACCGACGTCAGCGTGCAGATGCACAGCCCCGTGTCTCCTGGCATGTACCAGGGCCAGTGGAGAATGTGCACAGCTACAGGCCTTTTCTACGGAG atgtCATTTGGGTGATCCTGAGCGTGGAGGTCGGCGGCCTACTCGGCGTAACGCAGCAGCTTTCGTCCTTCCAAGCCGAGTTCAACACCCAGCCTCACCGGAGCCTGGAAGGAGACTACAACCCCTTCGCGTCGCCGGTGAAGAGCAAGTGCCcgaacagcaacaacaaccacTTCCACAGCGACAGCAGCAACACAGTCACAGAGGGGAGCCCacggcagctgcagcaggaccaGAACGGACTTTCACACAGCTCAGTGGACATAGTAGCAAACCGTCTTCAAAGCAGTTTATCGGTAGTCTCGTGTAACCAG ATACAGGAGCCTTCACCTTTTGGGAACTCTTAA
- the uhrf1bp1 gene encoding UHRF1-binding protein 1, whose protein sequence is MAGIIKKQILKHLSRFTKNLSPDKINVSTLKGEGQLSNLELDEEVLQNMLDLPTWLAVTRVYCNKAAIRIQWTKLKTSPICLFLDKVEVEMRTCEEPRPPNGPSPIAITAGQSEYGFAEKVVEGMSVRINSITIKVQARAFHASFELWQLQGNSLNPKWQRSDLRYTRITDPKRGEVLTFKEINWQTLRIEADAIEGDDQDLSSTPLRLITNQGRIRIALKRRIKDCNVLASKLLFILDDLLWVLTDSQLKAIIHYAKSLSEAMEKSAQQRKSMTAESLQTALPSPSIHSQWTEPPPSSTSTPNNISQYFDLYDVKESSCHTFISRLDLHICNDSSSLDEDEPPPPGLQGAMQLTFRKLGFDYYPIHRPADGCRHWERHSGAMEAQAQWAGKLLQEYQRRAEACGFPGPHAEVSQPAKESPAKTSQNGHSSPKSNPSAKEQAARQSSATAPLSSSLKRLRSSCAVIRMDDVDIHQVSTRGRQNKKTHSLISCNRKALNLPDNVPAVHLQFTEYYFPDNASLPVPTSNLYAQLNSLQLCVDPASMLWINLFSRGLLHTLDQVKAFYHLQDSSKAEEHVDIRLDAAQLKLVIPLDSSILDHPERPQSLSVVMPQIVLSNTRHCPHGSRADLSTTCEKFASCAFLQQTPPCPYPRDLSAFHPVLSTFLLHAQEPEAQPLGRKRLRSQDVWSLSLSRVTLGFDGARRFPKGKTQPFIEPFAVSVWMCQPSAVKSGSPSSPSSPDAARVNSSEQGAHQNEALFASFHFLAHTITPLKMWLNHYQYVALLRMKDSLARLGAELSRDVRGVKQVHGEKTKPPTVCLSLLVDSVELGLLLPPTSSEPEEEVPHSPESDSASMTDSDISPTHLSLDVLEDSGLENGVSSITAAVIVFNQDEQDGAVEEAFEAVEEEAEGNGLTGKEDAPGLSPPLSPGPSPVISREPSTFSLEGELSSAINVTKDVTKDAISASLDLTKGAFSITKDAFSILSRGSGMSKLFSAQTREQIPRLEESSPSSRLQTMKQSPSQQSFDSAILDGSLPDENLSVDSDFSDNFVVLMDSESGVESVRPSNTPAGSPAPGTGTEGGSSADLSSSLSQSIEDMSQDMSSVLLLILSGTACTVEVRGEDQVLAVQAQNLTPVQMGNVRQSDVLAGLVQVSAAAGEPAQRRDSQRGRAPPVFLMRAETGPSAAQHSALAESSGFLDVRIQDCRAELLASTVTNIGPFLEDEFSVDGQPMRLHLLNVTITMKDDGPKIYPTAPQPVPAKFVINQLLLERGDDGILRVKAEGTDTKPDAPAVDCATRADSNSFDSVRDQSERRTLESRLCEAQTALTRALRDRERLLLEVRRYNPTFTL, encoded by the exons ATGGCGGggattattaaaaaacaaatcctgaaaCATTTGTCAAG gttCACCAAGAACCTTTCCCCGGACAAGATCAACGTCAGTACGCTGAAAGGCGAAGGGCAGCTGTCTAACCTGGAGCTGGATGAAGAGGTCCTTCAGAACATGCTGGACCTGCCGACGTGGCTGGCCGTCACCCGGGTCTACTGCAACAAGGCTGCCATCAGA ATACAATGGACAAAGCTGAAAACAAGCCCCATCTGCCTG TTCTTGGATAAGGTGGAAGTGGAGATGAGGACATGTGAGGAGCCTCGCCCGCCCAACGGCCCCTCCCCGATCGCTATAACAGCGGGCCAGAG CGAGTACGGCTTTGCCGAGAAAGTGGTCGAGGGGATGTCTGTCAGGATCAACTCCATTACCATCAAGGTCCAGGCCCGCGCCTTCCACGCCTCCTTCGAGCTGTGGCAGCTGCAGGGCAACAGCCTCAACCCCAAGTGGCAACGCAGCGACCTCCGCTACACCCGCATCACCGACCCCAAGAGAGGGGAG GTGCTGACTTTCAAAGAAATTAACTGGCAGACCCTGCGCATCGAGGCAGATGCCATAGAGGGCGACGACCAGGACCTGAGCAGCACGCCGCTGCGCCTCATCACCAACCAGGGGCGCATCCGCATCGCTCTAAAACGGAGG ataaaGGACTGCAACGTGCTGGCGTCCAAGCTGCTTTTCATTCTGGACGACCTGTTGTGGGTGCTGACGGACTCCCAGCTCAAAGCCATCATTCATTACGCCAAATCTCTCAGCGAGGCCATGGAGAAGTCCGCACAGCAGAGAAAGAGCATGACGGCGGAGTCCTTGCAG ACGGCTCTGCCATCTCCCAGCATTCATAGCCAGTGGACAGAACCTCCGCCTTCGTCCACGAGCACCCCCAACAACATAAGCCAATACTTTGATCTCTACGACGTCAAGGAGTCTTCCTGCCACACCTTCATATCCCGCTTGGACTTACACATATGCAACGACAGTTCCTCACTGGATGAAG ACGAGCCGCCCCCACCGGGCCTGCAGGGTGCCATGCAGCTGACATTCAGGAAGCTGGGCTTCGACTACTATCCCATCCACAGACCCG CTGATGGGTGTCGACACTGGGAACGCCACAGCGGAGCCATGGAGGCGCAGGCCCAGTGGGCGGggaagctgctgcaggagtaCCAGAGACGAGCCGAGGCCTGCGGGTTTCCTGGGCCACATGCCGAGGTGTCCCAGCCAGCCAAGGAGTCCCCTGCAAAGACGAGCCAAA ACGGACACTCCAGCCCCAAGTCCAACCCGTCCGCCAAAGAGCAGGCGGCCAGGCAGAGCTCGGCGACAGCTCCTTTAAGCTCATCTCTGAAGAGGCTGCGATCGAGCTGCGCCGTCATCAGGATGGACGATGTGGACATTCACCAG GTGTCCACAAGAGGCCGTCAGAACAAGAAGACCCATTCTTTAATATCCTGTAACCGCAAGGCTCTGAATTTGCCCGATAACGTACCAGCGGTTCACCTGCAGTTCACCGAGTACTACTTTCCTGACAACGCCTCTTTACCAG TGCCCACTTCAAACCTGTATGCCCAGTTAAACAGCCTCCAGCTCTGTGTGGACCCAGCCAGCATGTTGTGGATCAATCTATTTTCCAGGGGTCTTCTGCACACCCTGGACCAGGTCAAAGCCTTCTACCATTTGCAAGATAGCAGTAAGGCTGAGGAGCATGTGGACATCCGCCTGGATGCTGCACAACTTAAG CTGGTAATCCCTCTGGATTCATCCATACTGGACCACCCAGAGCGTCCTCAGTCCCTTTCTGTCGTCATGCCCCAAATAGTTCTCAGCAACACCCGCCACTGCCCTCATGGCTCCAGAGCGGACCTCAGCACCACCTGTGAGAAGTTTGCCAGCTGCGCTTTCCTCCAGCAGACACCTCCTTGCCCTTACCCCCGAGACCTGAGTGCCTTCCACCCAGTCCTGTCCACTTTCCTCCTTCACGCTCAAGAGCCAGAAGCCCAGCCTCTGGGCCGGAAGCGGCTACGATCTCAGGACGTTTGGTCCCTCAGCCTGTCCCGCGTCACGCTGGGTTTTGATGGAGCGCGGCGATTCCCCAAAGGCAAAACGCAGCCGTTCATTGAGCCCTTTGCCGTGTCTGTGTGGATGTGTCAGCCGTCTGCCGTCAAAAGCGGATCACCGTCTTCCCCTTCCAGTCCTGACGCAGCCCGCGTGAATTCCTCGGAGCAGGGGGCTCATCAGAACGAAGCCTTGTTTGCTTCGTTTCATTTCCTGGCTCACACCATCACGCCGCTGAAGATGTGGCTCAATCACTACCAGTATGTTGCCCTGCTGAGGATGAAAGATTCCTTGGCCCGGTTGGGGGCCGAGCTGAGCCGGGATGTACGAGGCGTTAAACAGGTTCACGGCGAGAAGACGAAACCACCTACAGTTTGTCTTTCTCTTTTGGTGGACTCAGTGGAACTGGGTCTCCTTTTGCCGCCCACCTCCTCTGAGCCAGAAGAAGAAGTCCCCCACTCTCCAGAATCAGACAGCGCCAGCATGACAGACTCTGACATTTCCCCGACTCATCTGTCTCTTGATGTCCTGGAGGACAGCGGGCTAGAGAACGGCGTGTCCTCCATTACAGCGGCGGTCATCGTGTTTAATCAGGATGAGCAAGATGGCGCGGTGGAGGAGGCGTTTGAggctgtggaggaggaggcggagggcAACGGACTGACGGGGAAGGAGGACGCACCTGGTCTCTCGCCTCCGCTCTCACCTGGACCGTCCCCCGTCATCTCCCGCGAACCGTCCACCTTCAGCCTGGAGGGGGAGCTGTCCAGCGCAATCAACGTCACCAAGGATGTTACCAAAGATGCCATCAGTGCCTCGCTGGACCTGACCAAGGGGGCGTTTTCAATAACGAAAGACGCCTTCAGCATACTGAGTCGCGGTTCAGGCATGAGCAAGTTGTTCAGCGCTCAGACGAG AGAACAGATTCCACGTTTGGAAGAATCTTCTCCCTCTTCACGCCTGCAGACCATGAAGCAGTCACCCTCTCAGCAATCCTTTGACAGCGCTATTTTGGACGGCAGCTTGCCCGATGAAAATCTGTCTGTTGATAGTGATTTCAGCGACAACTTTGTTGTTCTCATGGACTCAG AATCGGGCGTGGAGTCTGTGCGTCCCAGCAACACGCCCGCAGGCAGCCCAGCCCCGGGGACGGGGACAGAGGGAGGCTCGTCGGCTGATCTCAGCAGCTCCCTCTCACAAAGTATAGAGGACATGTCCCAGGACATG TCCTCAGTGTTGCTACTGATCCTGAGCGGTACAGCTTGTACCGTGGAGGTTCGAGGAGAAGACCAGGTTTTAGCTGTGCAAGCACAGAATCTGACCCCTGTGCAGATGGGCAACGTCAGGCAGTCCGATGTTCTGGCTGGTCTCGTTCAAG tctctgcagctgcaggtgaacCAGCCCAGAGGCGGGACAGCCAGCGTGGCAGGGCCCCGCCGGTCTTTCTGATGCGAGCAGAAACGGGCCCATCTGCAGCTCAGCACTCAGCTCTGGCCGAGTCGTCGGGCTTCCTGGACGTGAGGATTCAGGACTGCCGGGCGGAGCTGCTGGCCTCAACAGTGACAAACATCGGCCCTTTCCTGGAAGATGAATTCAGTGTAGACGGCCAGCCAATGAGGTTGCACTTGCTCAACGTCACCATCACTATGAAG gatgACGGTCCTAAAATCTACCCCACAGCTCCCCAACCCGTTCCAGCTAAATTTGTCATCAATCAGCTTCTGCTTGAGCGAGGTGATGACGGTATACTGAGAGTCAAAg CTGAAGGTACAGACACTAAACCCGACGCCCCTGCGGTGGACTGCGCCACTCGGGCCGACTCCAACAGCTTCGACTCTGTCCGAGACCAGAGCGAG AGACGGACGCTGGAGTCCCGGCTCTGCGAGGCCCAGACCGCCCTCACTCGGGCCCTCAGAGACAGAGAGCGCCTCCTTCTGGAAGTCAGGAGGTACAACCCCACGTTTACGCTCTGA